The genomic interval AACTCTTGTCAGGTGACACACCAATGCCACCACGATTGCTGATCCACTTATTCCAATCAGACCAATCATCCACAATTTTTGTCCACTCAAATCCCGAAGGATTGAACAGGAAGGGTGCAAATAGCCATGTCAACACTAGGAACCACATAGAGAATGTAACGAAGATATAGGCAATGGTTGAGCGGTATGATTGACCAAATAGTTGGTAAATGATGAGCAGAATCAACAACTCAATGCCTTTAACAAAGTGACTGCGAGAATAAAGCCTGTAGTTCTCGGCAAACTTAGCATGAAAGACAACAAAGCCCCTACCAGTAGCTCTGTACTGAGCACCTCCATGGAGCAACATTCGTCCATAGTAGTGAGTCTTAGTGCCAAGTGAAAATGTAAAGAACACAGCTGCCAATTGCAGGTTCATCATGATAAATTCACTTAGTGCTTGACCAAATCCTTTTTCAAGGCCAATTTCCATCATCATGGGCAGGGCCATCAGAAAACCTAGCTGAACCAGAGATTGCGAGGCAAGAGCAACCTGAAGGGGGTGGTTATGAATGTACCTCCTTTGCGTTGAAAGCCCTTCTTCAAGCCCACTGAGAGTAAGATAAAGGCGTCCATACAGAAAAACATAAACTGTGACAACTGTCAGCTGTAGAAGAAGTGAAAGGTATtaaaaacaatgaaaaaaattgcaaatacAAGTTATTGTAGATTAGGCAATTGGAATTAAGGCCTCATATTATGAGAATATCAACATCAACCAACAAGGAGATATTAGGACCAATCTTTAGGGAGTGTAAACGGAAGTAAAGCAGACATACCAGAGTACTGAAATAAAATCCCACAGTAGTGAAGTAGCACGAAAGCATTCTGAAGAAATCGAAACGGTGTCCAAGCCGGTAGATATCACGGCTAAGAGTCTGCTCTCCGCTTCCATTTGCTACCTTAGCCTCAAACTTAGAGATCTGGTTTAACCCGACATCTCTTCCTTTGCCAACTTGCACATATTCATGATGTGTTACATTCCCCCCACGGAGAGTTGAATTATAACCTGTAATATAAATACACTAGGGGCATTACTCCAGTTCCTGACTATCCTGTTACTTCTAGGAAGAAATTAACACTACAGTGCATATGTATGTAGTTATTCCTACTGCTTAAATCTTTGAGGAAATAAACCTGCAAAAATATCTTCACTCAAGTTGATACTCTTTGATGCCTTACTGACACCTCCTCTTGTTAAATGGAAAAGCCTATCGAATACATCAGGATGGCCATAGTGGAATCGAACCCTGCATAAAAGTATTAACAACTTTAGATGCAATCCAAAATGGAAAACTCTGTAGTTTCTTAATGACTAGGTTAATATGTTTATACACTAGCAAATGACATGACCTACTTCATCAcatgaaatttcaaattagagaagaaaacaagataCGATTGCTTAGCCTTTTGCTTGTGATTGATAACActgtttgaataaatattctaaataatatattcattTGAATGTATAACAAACAAGTGAGGGAGAAATAGTCAGGTAGGAGATGATCTCACTTAAGAGGGTTTGCAAGCAGCCGTTGCCCAATAGTCACAAAACTATGTTCCTGATTTGACATAAACCATGCAAGGGAAGAGACACTGCATAATTGAAGAACAGAAAGGTGTGAGAATGCATAACTAACAGTATCAGGAAACTCAATTGAGTAACAAGATGAATAGATAACAAATGTGAAAACTAAATTTAGCAACACTCTTATCAACCTGCCAGTAAAAATGTGCTCCCTAACTCCAAGTATAGATGGGCGCCGAACTCCATGTTCTGTAAGGAACTCTTGAAGCAAATTTCTCATTTTAAGTGCTTCTTCCATATAATTATCCTACAATTAAAGGCTTATACAAGTAAATATGAGTTTAAATGGAAGCATAAGTGCTAAGTGCACCTCCTTTGGAGAAAATGGCATCATAAAGTATGATTCTACATACCTGGTTCATGTCTATGGTTTGCAGGCCTTCACCACGGGTGAAGATTATTGCATGATTTTGATTTTCAGGTTTTCCCTCTCCCAAAAGTGCAGGTCCTGGAAGTTTTATCCGGTATATAACCttgaaaacatgaaaaatgcaAATGTTGCAGCTTCACAGGCTCACAAAGATTGACTAATATTTTccgcaaaaagaaaaagaaatgaacagACATTTGACATAATGTATTGGTACCAAAATATCACACTTGAGccatttttataaaagaaagcCCATAACTTCCGGCATTTGTTCGCAAAAGAAGTTTCAAGAATAGAAGTTGTGCAGGATGTTCCTAAAAGTCTGTCAACATCCACTTGAACCTTTAAAAGTTGACTTCTTGTGCGCCTATCAGTTAGAGGATGATAAAATAACACtggaaaattataataattgaCAAGCTGTCTTtttgagagaaaagaatatttGACAAGTGGACATTCCACTTTGGGATACCCGTAGTAGATTGTTGAGAGTACCTCTTCCAATCTGAATTCTGCTGTGTCTATTGCTTTGTATTACTTGTCAGAAATAGGCTGGGAGTCCTTTAACCCTTCTATTAATACTGTTTTTGTGTAACATGATTTGCCAAATTTTATGCCCCTCATTATACCTATCAAATAGAAGTACCGTTACCTAATCAAGTTTTTTTCTGACCAGGAATTACCTGATCAAGATTTTGAACTGGACCTGTAGATTCAGAATCCTTAGTTAGAGCAACCTTTACCAAAGTTGAGTAATAAGCAGgctccattttcttttctcctacCCTATCTTCTACCTGATCAATATATGCTACACGAAGAGAAGGGTACCTGCAAGAAATTTATCGCTAACAGTTAGATAGCAGATAACAACTTGAGACAGAAGGAACGAACTACATTATCCAATCATGGAaaatactgtttttttttttgacgtaaTGGAAAATACTGTATTATCATGTCTACAATTGTGCAGATTCTGTGTGCAAGGTTCAAGGGAAATTTCCATTGGTTGATGCGGATGAAAGAGTGATATGACTGCAAAGTATCACGATCAAACATGGGCATTAAGAGAatgaaatacaaatttaaattccaaCAACCGAACAGCGTATTGGCATTATTGTTTCATCTCTATTTCTTCCAATACAATTCAGCTTAATCATGCACCCACAAAAATACCTCCCATATGCCGAGTAGAATTGTTAGATATTTGGAAACTTGCACGCTAAGTTCAGACAGGttagattatattattatatccCTAGTGTACACCTGATGCGGCTAAAAAGTTCAAATCCATAATGATATGCAACATtgaatggattaattatattaaactCTCTACGTCCCAAAAGTATATCTACTTATAGCGTTCACAATGTCCTCGAATATAACAACTTCTTCACCTAGGGTCTGTTTGGTTCATAACTAGGCTTGCCTTGCCTTACTTCAGTAAAGTGTGGCGAAGAAAACGAGCACCAAAAGTTAAGCAAACTGTGGCTAGAGACTAAGTCTATAACTGTTGGAATAAGGTACTAAGAAACTGTGGCAAGTCAACGTCATAGCATGAACCAAACATGTCTTAAAAATTATGGTGTGAGTAACATGTGGCTTGGCAACTTAGGCATGAACCAAACTGGCTCTAATCTCTCatttcaaccaatcacaacatctcttatttaaatttctcctcctagttcatcatctcaaccaatcataatGATCCCCTATTTAATTTCACCCCTCCCCTTAATCCCCATGAAAAACTCCATAAGTGCTTATATATTGGGACAGAGGTTGTAGTAAAAAGCAACTAAAACATGACTACTTAAGTAATCTCTATCTATAGTATTCAGGTAAATGCAATATTGTTATTTACGTTCTCATCAGCTGTAATATGTCTTGGGCATTAGGAAGAGCAGCACGCTTGTCATTTCCATACTGCTGGCATGATACCACATAGGTAAATTTCATATCAGCCACTGCTTCACATTGCGCAAGCAAGGACCGCTGTAATTTCCATTGTTCATCAGATACTGACTCGACTGCTTTATACCCTTCCATGAGATCTGCAGGGcgggaaaaataaatagataagaaTCGTTCTGCAAACCATAAACCCATGCTTGCATTGTACCCccctcccaaaaaaaaaaactcttaacaGTTAACACACACCCAAGAACATGAGGCAAGCAAACACCTCGCACAGACATGGGTGTAATTACCTTCATATTTGGCCATATCTAGAAATGCTTCAAGAACCAAGGCTTTTCGGTAGTACATCATTCCTCTAACTGTTTCAGATTGATCAGGTACAAATTTAGAAACCATCAAGTGGTATAAATTTGAGAACCTTTTTTTGGAGGAAAGATCATTTAATTGATCCAGACTTTTTAGGAAACTAATCAGCAATACCTGTTCGAGCTAATGTTTGACCTCTGTATGAAGCCCACAGACgaagctcctcctccttcatGTCTTCATTCTCTTTGAGTTGCTCATCCCAACCAACCCTTTGCTGAAAGTTCTTCCATTcatctacatatatatgcaaaatagGATATAGTAAACGCCAGAAGTCAATAGAAGGCACTCATATTCTACATCAGGACAAGGGAATAAGTTTCTTCTCAACCTGGGTAAATTTTCTGTAGGTAGAATAAGGTGGAAACTCCATCTTCATTTTCCTCCTGAAGCTCttttatggaaaaaagaaCAGGTTCATTGTAATACGGGGTCAATGCACTGCAGATAGAAACAAACCTTAACAGTTTGAGACAATGGTGCCATGAGAATACTGAACATACAAGGCACTGCAAAGGTAATGTCGAAAGGAGCTCACAGAAATTAATGTGTAGCATACAAGGACTTACGAAAATGAAAGCATGTTTCTGACTTTGGGAGCATCAGGCATGTCCATAAACAAAGAATTGGTGAAAAATGTAAGACGCCTTCTAGCCTCCAGATTTGAGGGGACATCCATGGCAGACTCTTTCACAGTGAGTAATAGTTCCAGCCTTTTTATCTGCAGCAAGAATGAAAGTAATGTTGACATGCATTTAGAATGAGGAAGCTTAGCCAACAACAGCAAATGGTTCAGTCTAAGATAAGTGCACCTGATTACCTGAAGCACATGGGCAAACACAACTCACATTcacaaattcataaatttcagACACTTACCTTTTCTATCCAGGCATCTGTGAACGGTAGAGGGAACTTGATAGCTCCAGTAGGTTGGAACAACTGATATTCTTGATCCCATGTCATCGTCCCTTCAGGTCTTTGGTATGCACCACCATGACTTGACTCCAAAAAACTGTCATGttgcaaacaaattaaacaatgACAAACTGCTCGAGGTTTGAACAGAAGCAATCATGTCATACCAAAACTCATAACAACATCATTTATTCATATCTTGTCTATTAGCattcatgttttttctttcctgcACATCCACCAGTCCTGTTTGCTAAAACTGCACAAATATTGCACATGGTAGTGAAATATTCACTGTCATCTCACTCACTCTATTCAAGAAGCATGGTGTTGATTTTGTAATAGGTTGTGTGTGAACTAAAATTTCTTATTTCATCAACTGCTGAAAATAGTGCTTTACGTTTCTTTTATTCCATTTGGCGAAACCTTGTAATAAGCTGCGTGCATCTCTGGGTGAAGAAGCAAGGATATTTATCCCATCATCTAAGAAAGGTAAAATATTCCAGATTTTTATTGTCTATGGAAAAATGCTACAACAGAAGCTGCTCATATAATGGTTCAGTACTTCACCCTCATGATATTTGCACATGTTTTAGGACAATATTTGTACCTAGGAAGTTGGTCTTCCATTATATCTCTTGTTACAACCTCCAGCATATCTTGGAAAATTTTTATGACAGCATCCCTATCGTCCTTATCATTTTTCACCTGatatataataaaacaaagataatGAGACAAACAAGAATCTGGTATACACACATATGGATATACTCCATTAAGTTCGCCTGTACAACAAGCATTGTGAATTTGATCAGTAGATAGACAGTCAACCATGAAAAGACAAGCATGTTTCTTTCCATATTGCATCCATTACTCCATTAAGATAAAATGCCCTTGTTTTCATCACTATACGCACAAGAGTGGCAACCAGTAGTCCTTTGTACTGAAATACTTTCCAGCAATATAACTTTATCGTTTAGatcttattataaaataatagcaAAATGTCCATAAGTTGTTACaggattttaaaaaattcatcgaCATATCACAAATAAGGACACTTTTtagaacttatttttaaaactaattaaggtttcaatattttttaaatttttcaaccATTGCTTTTGGACTAATAAAAGCAAAGGGTAGAGATGTAATATTTGAATGCAAAAAATGCTCTTCAAGCAGGTCCAACATGCCAGTTTaggggagttggtggtggggtggCAGACTCACCACTCCTTTCTtttaaagcatatatatttcaattatCTAAAACCTGAGGAAAATAAACAGTACATTCTGCGGCAATTGGCTgataaatggaaaataaactacatcttaatttcttaaaaaaataaaaaaaaagatgttgacCTTACCAAGTATTTTACCAATTCAACAAACTTCTTGTAGAGATCAGGCAAAGCGTGCATATTCAAATCAGTAATAACTTTGTCCTCAGCAATACACTTTTCAACTTCTGCAAATATAGTATTTATAACCCTGAAAAGCATCACAAAATACATGGATCAGGAACCTATTACATAAAAACACAAGCCTTTTAAGTATTCCTTAAAAAGgaaacatagattaataaacAGACAGCCTAGGAGAGAGACCTTTTCTCTGGTTCGCCCTGTACAAGATCCTTGATGATGTTTTTAAATGATTCATAGCATTCTTCAATtgcacatttaaaataataatcgTTGTCAAGCCTCTTTTTCAGGTCACGGTCCTTGCGATTGCTATCTTTAGCCATGTCAACTGCTATGGGGATCTAGCATTCACATTGTTCAAAACAGTAGTGAGGTTTGctgcaaataaaatatactccctccatccagaAATATAGCAACCTAGTATTGGATTAGACATATCCCAAAACTACAAGTACAAATCATATCCTCTATCCAAACTTGTAGTACTAGGATATGTCTAATCCAGCActatgttgctatattttttgacAGATGGagtaaacaaaatattctctccgttccatattataaagctttcttgccttgcttagattcatttgtatgttaatgaatctagacaatatacaaaacatatacgtTGATACATGGACGAATCTAAGCAAATCcggaaagtcttataatacgGAACGGAGTGAGTAAAACAGAAGCTGAGAAGAACCTTGCTGGCAAGCAAAAAAGGAGGCCACTGCATAACTCCAAGAGCCTGATCAGCCACATATGGAACAAGCAGCAGCTCCTTCTCCCTGTGTTAACGTGGGTAGCCACAAGTTTAAGGGTAGAAAACACAGATCCAATTGGAATTTAGTAGTCATCCGTGCTATCCAATCACCTGTCATTTATAAGGTCCTCTTCTCGAAAGCTAGTCACAATTTCATTCCACATCTGTGCAAATCTTGCAGCTATCTTTTCCTTGTCTGTGTGCTTCCTCTAAAATGTTGTGACAGTAATGGCAAATTTCAGAAGATTGGTGAgtcaataaatataataaataatgtataaatatgtaaatgaaGTATAGAGAGACACCTCAAAACGATTGTGCAAATAAGACTTTAGACCCTTCTTCCGTTTTGCATCAGATTCTTCAGCCGGAATTAGACATGCATTAAAGGCTACAGGTATTGAATCAAAGCGAGATCGCAGCATTCCTAGGGTGCGGATCTGTCTCACCAGAAAAGGGAAAGGGAGTGTAAATAATTTCTAACAGATGCAGTCATTCAAATGAAACCCATAGGCAGTGGTACAATAATGTTGGGGGCTGCACTAGCAAGTAGCAACTTAATGAGTGCTCTTATTTTCTGCGAAGAactaggggtgattgtttggctttttcccttttcagggaaaagccaaacaacatatttgcaaatggaaAAGATAATTCATGAGTACaacttttatacacatgttctgatgttcttaacgatctaagagtcaaggctgaaaaataaactacgatgaaaaaactccaaaatctacttcaaattaaaggctaaaaatttaaattttggcttataagcataagaagaagcgaaaagatggggcgGATTCAATTAAAAGAAGGTCAGAAAGAAGTCAAGTACCTAATCAAGTCATTGACACCagttatctaaataaaaattgaagCGAGGTTTTTTGTCTACAGATACCCACCTATTTCATAGGCTAACAACATGCATTGAAATAAACTAAACAGCTATTGCAGTTAGCATGACAATATTGGGACAAAAAAGATTTAAGCGTACTAGTGTACTAAAAATAGGAACTGATCACTGCAACATGGACAAGCTGCtgtacaacaaaaaaaaataagcaatatgttttgtattttcCCATTATACGAGGGGTTTTGTTGCATATTTGCCTAGGTGTATATATTTGGCCCTAGAGCACCAATATGAATACAGGTGCTCTTCATAACAAGATCCACATATAGATATACAGAATATAAAAGGAAAAGTAACCTCTCCAAGTCGTTGGAAAGCACCATAAATTCCACCAAGCAGTGTGGAGAAGATTGTATACCAAATTTGTGTATCCATGAAATAGACCTGGAAAGCAAACAAGAATGCACaaaataattgtataattCCTTCTACATCACAAAATCTAGCTTATTATAGTAATCTTGATACAAACAAGTGGAGCTAAGCTACCTAAGCTAAAACAATGCAAGTGCTTAAAAACTTTACAGGAAAACAAAATAGGTCGTACCAAAATTATTGGAGCCCAAAGTGCAACCACAACACCAATGTTTCCCTTTTCTACATTACACAAAATTTAGGGTTCTTATAAACTAATAGTAACCAGCAGATGTCGTTTGAGTAACACAGTTACCTTTTGGGAAGAACTCGTGCCACTGAAAAGTGTGTATAGGCAACTTCATGATATCCTTGGTAGGTTCGATGAGGGGCTTGATCTTTTAAGAGAAGTACAAAAATTGAGTTTCTTCACAGTAACAAGGTAAGCTATGTAACTATACTTCCTTTATAAAGACTCCGATGGTCTACTTCATTGTAGTTTTACATATTACCCCTTGAACTTGAAATTGCATAACCAACTCTAAATGGATagccacatataaaattaaattaaggtgAGTAATTCCTATAGCTAAAAGGTAGGCACAtgtttcattaaaatatatggttttatttattttaggcagtattatgatattttttttctttttatctgtaGCAAAGTACAGTCATTTAGTtagtatgaaaaaatatagcacTCCTCATAATCTATTAGATTCAGCACAATCCCGTGATTTCAACATGCAAATCCCCTTAATTTTTGCTTCAATGACCATATAATGATGATTTCCATGTCCAATTTTATCAGGTGGATCTTGTGTGCGTCACATAAATCTATGATAACATTACACTATAGGTTTCTAGACTTGAAGAGAGGGTCCAACTGATTTtaaacttggaagcagaaggtcCAAAACTTGTTGAATGCCGCTCTGCAAACTTAAAAACTGACACCTATGTTGCAAAGGCTTATTTCATCTGACAGAAGTTATTACATGGAAACAGAACAGATTATTGTATACGTGAAACTAGTGGGGGATCATTTAAATTGATGATCTAGTGTGTCCAAACAAAACTGCAGTTCCAAATCCACAATAATCTTGGCCAAATGGAGTTACTGAGATAAACCGAATTGGAAAGTATACAAATAGTTACCTCCACGTAATAGCTAAAAGCAAACTTTATCAAAAGAAGAGCAATCCAAAACATGGTGTACCTAGAAAAATTGAGACAAGATCCTTCTGTTAACATGAACCCATGCAATTATAGTTGTATAATTAAACGTTAGTGTGTGTAATCATCAATACAATATGTGTTACGTAATGAACAGTAATGCAGAGTTCTTACATGAAAAGTGAGAAGGCACTTTCATGCATTCCTCTACCAACAAATAGACGAGGCTGCACAATACACACAGCATAAGTTCACAATGTTCAACTAGATCAGAAATTAACTGCAAAAATAGATGAGGCTGCACAACACACAAAGCATAAGTAGCACTAATATTAAGGAGTtcgttacaaaataaaaataatatagatatcAAACAAGTCGTTAAATCAATGAAATAAGAActaaatcaaaataatccaGAAAAAATGAACGGTAGTGCGTTCAAGAATACTAactgaatatttttaaatccaaaaaatcgtAAGTGTAAAATGAGAACTGTTAGAAGGTTGTATTTTTCAAATCCATTGTTTCTTTATATTCTAATTTTTACGCAAAGaatattatttctttatttctaaataaatcatatttttatttttgttaaatcattttactaaaaataaCTTCCAGATGCTGTTTTTCTCTTTCGTCAAGAGTTATTACTTATATTTCTGGCCCAAAAGTGCATTTTCGCTTCGCGATATTAGATCCCCTCACTCCTCAGGGAACTCACAATCATCATATCCACATTATCTTAGTCAGTAGAACTCATTTTAGTTAACTGTAGTTTACAGAAGGGAATAAAGAATGACAGGTTTATTCCTCGCAAAAAGAGAATAACAAGTTCATGCTTAAATTTTCTTGATGGGTAAAAGTGATATAATTTAATGATTTTAAAACAGAATGTTGATAAAATGAAGGTATCATGCAATTCACTCAaatgtaattatgtaaatttaccTGTGACCACCACATGATAAACCTCACTAACTTGTAGTCTGAACTTTCAAGTATCCGCCGAAGAAatgggagaagaaaaagaacagcAGCTAGCATGCTGGGCGACAAGTATATAACTACTGCAAGGACAAAGAGTGATGGGTGGTTTTGACCATTTCCAAACCAGCTTTTAATGGCCCTAATAACTCCTGTTGGATTCTCCCAAGTGTATGCATATGTAACCGGCAGTAATACTACCCACAATGCTGCTAGTGTGAACTTCAGAACATATCTCAGTTTAACTGCAAATTCCATTGTCCGCCTGGCCTTCCAATTAAAGATTATATCAAGTGTAGCTGTAaataccaataaaaaaaatatttcagatCACAAGAAATTATGTAACAATTATGAAAGCAGT from Oryza brachyantha chromosome 3, ObraRS2, whole genome shotgun sequence carries:
- the LOC102702358 gene encoding callose synthase 3-like isoform X1, with the protein product MTSLSRTLSRGGPMQPPGSRRILRTQTAVNLGEQIFDSEVVPSSLVEIAPILRVANEVEGTNPRVAYLCRFYAFEKAHRLDPTSSGRGVRQFKTALLQRLERENEPTLTGRFHKSDAREIQSFYQHYYKKYIQALQNVSDQADRAQLTKAYQTANVLFEVLKAVTQQHSVEVDHEILEAADKVKEKTKIYLPFNILPLDPDSGNQAVMKFPEIQAAAVALRNTRGLPWPKTYEHKVNEDLLDWLQSMFGFQTDNVSNQREHLILLLANVHIRRNPKTDLQSKLDDNALNEVMKKLFKNYKKWCKYLDRKSSLWLPTIQQEVQQRKLLYMGLYLLIWGEAANLRFMPECICYIYHHMAFEMYGMLVGNVSTLTGEYVKPAYGGEKEAFLKKVVTPIYLTVAKEAERSKREKGNHSEWRNYDDLNEYFWSADCFRLGWPMRSNADFFCQHLNSPDQINETTRIQKQKGKVNFVELRSFWHIFRSFDRMWSFFILALQVMVILAWNGGSLGNIFDPVVFKKILSIFITSAVLNLGQATLDIIFNWKARRTMEFAVKLRYVLKFTLAALWVVLLPVTYAYTWENPTGVIRAIKSWFGNGQNHPSLFVLAVVIYLSPSMLAAVLFLLPFLRRILESSDYKLVRFIMWWSQPRLFVGRGMHESAFSLFMYTMFWIALLLIKFAFSYYVEIKPLIEPTKDIMKLPIHTFQWHEFFPKEKGNIGVVVALWAPIILVYFMDTQIWYTIFSTLLGGIYGAFQRLGEIRTLGMLRSRFDSIPVAFNACLIPAEESDAKRKKGLKSYLHNRFERKHTDKEKIAARFAQMWNEIVTSFREEDLINDREKELLLVPYVADQALGVMQWPPFLLASKIPIAVDMAKDSNRKDRDLKKRLDNDYYFKCAIEECYESFKNIIKDLVQGEPEKRVINTIFAEVEKCIAEDKVITDLNMHALPDLYKKFVELVKYLVKNDKDDRDAVIKIFQDMLEVVTRDIMEDQLPSFLESSHGGAYQRPEGTMTWDQEYQLFQPTGAIKFPLPFTDAWIEKIKRLELLLTVKESAMDVPSNLEARRRLTFFTNSLFMDMPDAPKVRNMLSFSALTPYYNEPVLFSIKELQEENEDGVSTLFYLQKIYPDEWKNFQQRVGWDEQLKENEDMKEEELRLWASYRGQTLARTVRGMMYYRKALVLEAFLDMAKYEDLMEGYKAVESVSDEQWKLQRSLLAQCEAVADMKFTYVVSCQQYGNDKRAALPNAQDILQLMRTYPSLRVAYIDQVEDRVGEKKMEPAYYSTLVKVALTKDSESTGPVQNLDQVIYRIKLPGPALLGEGKPENQNHAIIFTRGEGLQTIDMNQDNYMEEALKMRNLLQEFLTEHGVRRPSILGVREHIFTGSVSSLAWFMSNQEHSFVTIGQRLLANPLKVRFHYGHPDVFDRLFHLTRGGVSKASKSINLSEDIFAGYNSTLRGGNVTHHEYVQVGKGRDVGLNQISKFEAKVANGSGEQTLSRDIYRLGHRFDFFRMLSCYFTTVGFYFSTLLTVVTVYVFLYGRLYLTLSGLEEGLSTQRRYIHNHPLQVALASQSLVQLGFLMALPMMMEIGLEKGFGQALSEFIMMNLQLAAVFFTFSLGTKTHYYGRMLLHGGAQYRATGRGFVVFHAKFAENYRLYSRSHFVKGIELLILLIIYQLFGQSYRSTIAYIFVTFSMWFLVLTWLFAPFLFNPSGFEWTKIVDDWSDWNKWISNRGGIGVSPDKSWESWWEIELDHLKYSGTIGLFVEIILSLRFFIYQYGLVYHLNITGSNKSILVYLISWLVILVVLLVMKTVSVGRRRFSADFQLFFRLIKFMIFVSFTAILIVLIVILHMTIQDIFVCFLAFLPTGWGILLIAQACKPLVRRTGLWGSVRALARAYEIIMGVLLFTPITILAWFPFVSEFQTRMLFNQAFSRGLQISRILGGQKKDREREKDREQSSQNKD
- the LOC102702358 gene encoding callose synthase 3-like isoform X3 produces the protein MAFEMYGMLVGNVSTLTGEYVKPAYGGEKEAFLKKVVTPIYLTVAKEAERSKREKGNHSEWRNYDDLNEYFWSADCFRLGWPMRSNADFFCQHLNSPDQINETTRIQKQKGKVNFVELRSFWHIFRSFDRMWSFFILALQVMVILAWNGGSLGNIFDPVVFKKILSIFITSAVLNLGQATLDIIFNWKARRTMEFAVKLRYVLKFTLAALWVVLLPVTYAYTWENPTGVIRAIKSWFGNGQNHPSLFVLAVVIYLSPSMLAAVLFLLPFLRRILESSDYKLVRFIMWWSQPRLFVGRGMHESAFSLFMYTMFWIALLLIKFAFSYYVEIKPLIEPTKDIMKLPIHTFQWHEFFPKEKGNIGVVVALWAPIILVYFMDTQIWYTIFSTLLGGIYGAFQRLGEIRTLGMLRSRFDSIPVAFNACLIPAEESDAKRKKGLKSYLHNRFERKHTDKEKIAARFAQMWNEIVTSFREEDLINDREKELLLVPYVADQALGVMQWPPFLLASKIPIAVDMAKDSNRKDRDLKKRLDNDYYFKCAIEECYESFKNIIKDLVQGEPEKRVINTIFAEVEKCIAEDKVITDLNMHALPDLYKKFVELVKYLVKNDKDDRDAVIKIFQDMLEVVTRDIMEDQLPSFLESSHGGAYQRPEGTMTWDQEYQLFQPTGAIKFPLPFTDAWIEKIKRLELLLTVKESAMDVPSNLEARRRLTFFTNSLFMDMPDAPKVRNMLSFSALTPYYNEPVLFSIKELQEENEDGVSTLFYLQKIYPDEWKNFQQRVGWDEQLKENEDMKEEELRLWASYRGQTLARTVRGMMYYRKALVLEAFLDMAKYEDLMEGYKAVESVSDEQWKLQRSLLAQCEAVADMKFTYVVSCQQYGNDKRAALPNAQDILQLMRTYPSLRVAYIDQVEDRVGEKKMEPAYYSTLVKVALTKDSESTGPVQNLDQVIYRIKLPGPALLGEGKPENQNHAIIFTRGEGLQTIDMNQDNYMEEALKMRNLLQEFLTEHGVRRPSILGVREHIFTGSVSSLAWFMSNQEHSFVTIGQRLLANPLKVRFHYGHPDVFDRLFHLTRGGVSKASKSINLSEDIFAGYNSTLRGGNVTHHEYVQVGKGRDVGLNQISKFEAKVANGSGEQTLSRDIYRLGHRFDFFRMLSCYFTTVGFYFSTLLTVVTVYVFLYGRLYLTLSGLEEGLSTQRRYIHNHPLQVALASQSLVQLGFLMALPMMMEIGLEKGFGQALSEFIMMNLQLAAVFFTFSLGTKTHYYGRMLLHGGAQYRATGRGFVVFHAKFAENYRLYSRSHFVKGIELLILLIIYQLFGQSYRSTIAYIFVTFSMWFLVLTWLFAPFLFNPSGFEWTKIVDDWSDWNKWISNRGGIGVSPDKSWESWWEIELDHLKYSGTIGLFVEIILSLRFFIYQYGLVYHLNITGSNKSILVYLISWLVILVVLLVMKTVSVGRRRFSADFQLFFRLIKFMIFVSFTAILIVLIVILHMTIQDIFVCFLAFLPTGWGILLIAQACKPLVRRTGLWGSVRALARAYEIIMGVLLFTPITILAWFPFVSEFQTRMLFNQAFSRGLQISRILGGQKKDREREKDREQSSQNKD